The following coding sequences lie in one Flavobacterium cyclinae genomic window:
- a CDS encoding type II toxin-antitoxin system RelE/ParE family toxin — MSYKIVIEPRAIADIQEAVEYYESKREDLGAYFFQIVEEYIELIAKNPFFQIRYKDYHGLPVKIFPYIILYFIDEKEKQFMFYLFSTLRRIQLNIPNNFKTLTIFVLCNI, encoded by the coding sequence ATGAGTTATAAAATTGTAATTGAACCTCGAGCAATTGCTGATATTCAAGAAGCGGTTGAATATTATGAATCAAAGAGAGAAGATTTAGGAGCTTATTTCTTTCAGATTGTTGAAGAATATATTGAATTAATTGCAAAGAATCCGTTTTTTCAAATTCGATATAAAGATTATCACGGATTACCCGTTAAAATTTTTCCTTACATTATTCTTTATTTCATTGATGAAAAAGAGAAACAATTTATGTTTTATCTGTTTTCAACACTTCGCAGAATACAACTAAATATCCCAAATAATTTTAAAACTCTGACTATATTTGTACTGTGTAATATTTAA